From the genome of Apus apus isolate bApuApu2 chromosome 19, bApuApu2.pri.cur, whole genome shotgun sequence, one region includes:
- the ANGPTL2 gene encoding angiopoietin-related protein 2: MMTTRFLCLLLIAVTGATASKTQEFEANDEETEQEFIYMNRYRRSSDTQDKCTYTFIVPQQRVTGAICVNSKEPEVLLENRVNKQELQLLNNELLKQKRQIETLQQLVEVDGGIVNEVKLLRKESRNMNSRVTQLYMQLLHEIIRKRDNALELSQLENKILNQTADMLQLANKYKDLEHKYQHLMSIANNQSIIIAQLEEHCQRMPPIKPLPQTPQPPNKVYQPPTYNRIINQISTNEIQSDQNLKVLPPTLPTMPAVTSIPTSTDKPSGPWRDCLQALEDGHDTSSIYLVKPENTNRLMQVWCDQRHDPGGWTVIQRRLDGSVNFFRNWETYKQGFGNIDGEYWLGLENIYWLTNQGNYKLLITMEDWSGRKVFAEYASFRLEPESEHYKLRLGRYNGNAGDSFTWHNGKQFTTLDRDHDVYTGNCAHYQKGGWWYNACAHSNLNGVWYRGGHYRSRYQDGVYWAEFRGGSYSLKKVVMMIRPNPNTFH, from the exons ATGATGACAACAAGATTCCTCTGCCTACTGCTAATAGCTGTTACGGGAGCTACTGCAAGCAAGACACAGGAATTTGAAGCCAACGACGAGGAAACAGAACAAGAATTCATCTACATGAACAGATACAGGCGTTCCAGTGACACTCAGGATAAATGCACTTACACCTTTATTGTACCTCAACAACGAGTGACAGGTGCCATTTGTGTTAATTCTAAGGAGCCTGAAGTTCTACTTGAAAACAGGGTAAATAAACAAGAATTACAGTTACTTAACAATGAACTTCTTAAACAAAAGAGACAAATAGAAACTCTGCAGCAACTGGTAGAGGTGGATGGTGGGATTGTTAATGAGGTTAAACTCTTaagaaaagagagcagaaataTGAATTCTCGTGTCACACAACTCTATATGCAGCTACTACATGAAATTATCCGAAAACGTGACAATGCCTTAGAACTTTCTCAACTTGAGAACAAGATTTTGAACCAAACTGCAGATATGTTGCAGCTTGCAAACAAATACAAGGACTTAGAGCACAAATACCAACATTTGATGTCAATTGCCAATAATCAGTCAATAATAATTGCCCAACTTGAAGAACACTGTCAAAGAATGCCACCCATAAAACCACTGCCACAAACTCCACAGCCACCAAACAAAGTGTACCAGCCTCCTACTTACAATCGCATTATTAACCAGATATCTACTAATGAAATTCAGAGTGACCAGAACTTAAAGGTTCTGCCACCTACCTTACCAACCATGCCTGCGGTTACTAGTATTCCAACTTCAACTGATAAACCATCTG GACCCTGGAGAGACTGTCTACAAGCACTAGAAGATGGCCACGACACAAGCTCCATCTACCTTGTGAAACCAGAAAACACAAACCGGCTCATGCAGGTCTGGTGTGATCAGCGGCACGACCCTGGTGGCTGGACAGTCATCCAGAGGCGGCTGGATGGGTCTGTCAACTTCTTCAGGAACTGGGAGACATACAAG CAAGGATTTGGTAACATTGATGGAGAATACTGGCTTGGATTAGAAAATATCTATTGGTTAACAAATCAAGGCAACTACAAGCTGCTTATAACAATGGAAGATTGGTCAGGAAGAAAAGTATTTGCTGAGTACGCCAGCTTCAGACTGGAGCCCGAGAGTGAACATTACAAGTTGAGACTGGGGCGCTACAACGGCAACGCGGGAGATTCCTTCACTTGGCACAATGGCAAACAGTTCACCACGCTGGACAGGGACCATGACGTGTACACAG GCAATTGTGCCCACTACCAGAAGGGAGGATGGTGGTACAATGCATGTGCCCACTCAAACCTCAACGGGGTCTGGTACCGTGGAGGACACTACCGCAGCCGCTACCAGGACGGTGTTTACTGGGCCGAGTTCCGGGGGGGATCATATTCACTAAAGAAAGTTGTGATGATGATAAGACCAAACCCCAACACATTCCACTGA